The segment GGCGAGGGCGGCGAGATCCTCGTCGTCGGCCGGCCCGTGCATCGCGCTCGCGAGCAGCGCGCCGGGCTCGCCGCGCATCATGTCGTCGTACACGGCGCGGGTGACGGCGGCGCTGTCCGCGACGGTCGCCGCGGGTGTCCCGAGCCGCGCCGCGAGCGTCGGCACGCGGCGCGCGAGCTCCGGCAGGCGCGCCTCGCGCAGCAGGTGGACGAGGTGCCCGAGGGTTCCGGGCAGGCGGCGCCCTCCGTGCTCGAGCTCGGCCGCGACCGCCGCGAGGTCCCCGGCGAGGCCGCGATAGCGGCGCGCGATGCCGGCGTCGACGCGGACGCCGTCGAAGATGGCGAAGAGCTCGCCCGCGACGCCGGGGTGGTCGAAGCCCGCGAAGAAGCGCTCGAGGGGCGGGTCGAGGGCGTCGCTCCCGAACTCGCGGCGCCCGGCGTGCTGCGCCGCGATCAGTCGGTAGAGGCGGAGGTTGCTCTCGGCCTCGGCGAAGGTCGCGAGCGCGGCCGGAAAGAGCGCGGTCTCGCGGCTCGGCGCATCGTCGCCCTCCGGCGTCGCCCGCTCGTCGAACGGCGGGCGGTAGCCGACGTCGGCGCGCCCCGCGACCTGCCAGCTCCGACCGGTCAGCATCTGGAGATAGCGCTTCAGGAGCCCCTGCACTTCGGGAAGCTCGACGGCCGTCGACTCCGCCGCGAGCACCGCGCGGCTCGTCCGCGAGTCGAGACCGAAGTAGGCGGCGCCGGCGTCGGGATGCTCGACCGCACGCTCGAGCCCCGCCGCCACCCAGCGCTCGATCCCGTCGATGCCGGTGCGCTCGAGGAGCCGGGGCAGCATCCGGTAGAACGGGACGGTGCCGGTCGGGAACACCGCCGCGACGCGGCCGGCGAGCGCGATCAGCGGGGCGCGCACGTCGCGGGGCGTGTGGCCGAGGATCGCGCGCAGGACCGGCAGGAGGTCGGTGAGGGTGTCGGCGGCGTCGCGTGCGACCGGCCGCAGGCTCGCGAGGAGGTCCGCGCGCGCCTCCGGGACGACGGCGAGCGCGGCCGGGAGCGAAAAGTACGCCTCGACGCCGAGCGCGGGGGCGCGCTCCGCGGCGAGGGTCGCGAGCTCGAGGACGCCGCCGCGCTCCGCCTCGTCGAGTTCGCGGAGGGCCGGCGGCAGACTCGCGAATAGGTCGACCCGCGCCCGACCCGCCGCCGCCGCGGCGCGCCCGAGCGCGGCGAAGCGCGCGTAGTCCCGCGGCGCGAAGAGCGGCGCCGCGAGCCCGGTCGCTTCGAAGAAGGCGAGCGCTAGGACCTCGCCGTCGAAGCCGTGGCGCGCGAGCGACAACCCTTCGGCGACCCAGCGCCGGAGCCGTCCGTCGCCGGGCGCGAGACCCGCGAGCGCCGGCAGGCTCGCCGTGACGAAGGCCTCGCCGAGGCGGCGCGACACGACCAGCACGTCGCTCGCGAGCGTGAGCCAGGCGTCGAGCTCCGCCGCCGGCAGGCTCGCGAGCGCGGCGGGCGCCTCGGCGAAGTAGGACGCGGCGGCGTTCCGCGAGCCGTGGTCGCCGAGCGCGAGCCGCTCGCCGCCAGCGACCCAGCGCGCGAAGGCGCCTTCGCCGAGCGCCCACGCGGCCGGCGCCTGCCGGCAGTACTGCTGGGCGAGCGTGAGCGACGTCGCGGCGAGCCGGTCGCCGACCGCGAGGAGAAGATCGCGCGCGTGCGCCGGAAGCGCCGCGAGGCGCGGGCGCAGTTCGGCCGCGCCCGCGTCGAGGTGGCGGCTCTCGTACCACAGGCTGCGAAGACGCCTCACGGCCACGTCCGGTCGACTCTAGGGGAAGATCGAGGCAACCATCTCGTCGAGCGCGCGGCGCATCTCGGCGTCGTCGGTGAGGGAGCGGCTGATCGCGGCGGTGCAGGCGCGCCGCGCCGGGATGCCGTTCGCCATGAGTTTCGCCGCGTAGATGAGGAGCCGCGTGCTGACCCCCTCGGCGAGCCCGCCGCCGCGCAGGTTCCGCACCTTCTCGCCGAGCGTCGCGAGCTCGAGCGCGATGTCCATGTCGGTCTCGCCCTCGTGCGCGACGATCTGCGCTTCCTTGTCGCGCGGCGGGTAGTCGAACTCGAGGCTCACGAAGCGCTGTCGGGTCGACTGCTTCAGGTCCTTGAGCACGCTCTGGTAGCCCGGGTTGTAGGAGATGACGAGCAGGAAGTCGGGATGGGCCTCGAGGATCTCGCCCTTCTTGTCGATCGGCAGGATGCGGCGGTGGTCGGTGAGCGGATGGATCAGGACGATCGTGTCTTTGCGCGCCTCGACGATCTCGTCGAGGTAGCAGATCGCCCCGTGCTTCACGGCCTGCGTGAGCGGGCCGTCGATCCACACCGTCTCGTCGCCCTCGATGAGGTAGCGGCCGACCAGGTCGCTGCCCGTCAGGTCCTCGTGGCAGGCGACCGTGACGAGCCGGTCGCCGCGCGTCCGCTCCGGGTGGAGCTTCGCCGCCATGTACTCGACGAAGCGCGTCTTGCCGCAGCCCGTCGGTCCCTTGAGGAGGATCGGCAGGCGCTTCGCGTACGCGGCGGTGAAGACCTCGATCTCGTCGCCGATCGGGAGATAGTAGGGCGTGGCCATGAGCGCGCGATTCTAGGGGCGGCCCGGCGGCCAAGCAATCGCGACGGGCGCCGCGGAGTCTCGGTTTGGTGGTGCATCGCAGTCTTCGTCGGTGTCGCCGGCGGGTGGGTCAGGGAGGGCTCCTACGGTCGCCGGGTCGCTGGTCCCGGCGCTCAAAGCCCGCCGGAGCTTCTCCGTCCTGCGCACGACGCGAGCTGACGGCTCCCCGAAGCCCTCTCTGACCCACTCGCAGGCGATTCCATCGAACACGATCGCTGTGACGGCTTGTCGACTCCGCGCGCGCATAGACCTGCGATCGAGCGCGCAGACATCTGTTGTTCGAACGGATGCAGCACGCAGGCGGGTCGGGGATGGTTTCGGGGAGCCGTCAGCTCGCGTCGTGCGCAAGCCAGAGAGCCACCGGCGGGCAGTATGCGCTGGGTGGCACGAACCCGGCGACCGTAGGAGCCATCGCCGACCCGCCTGCGTGCTGCTACCGATCGCTTCATGGCTGCCGACGAAACCGAGACACTGCTCGGCGCGCATCGGGCGCCGTCCCGGCTCGGGGGGCGCGTGCGATCCTCGTGGCGTTGCGTCGTGCGAGCGCGGCACGTACAGCGGGCGCCATGCCGAAAGCCACCACCGCCGCCAGGATCGCCAAGACCGCGCCGCCCGCGTGCTTCACCGGGTTCGCCGACCGCGACGCCCGCTTCTTCACCAAGCTCGCCAGGAACCAGAGCCGCGACTGGTTCGCGGCCAACCGCGACGAGTACGAGGAGGGCTGGCTCGCGCCGATGAAGGCGCTCCTCGCCGCCGTCCGCGAGAAGCTCGCGCCGCGCTACGCGCACGAGGAGATCGCGCCGCCGAAGGTGTTCCGCATCTACCGCGACGTGCGGTTCTCGAAGGACAAATCGCCCTACAAGACCCACGTCGGCGGCTATCTCGGCATCGCGGGAAGCGGCGCGGGACCGTCCGGCGCGGCGGCGCTCTACTTCCATGTCGGCGCGGGCGAGCTTTTCGCCTGCGCCGGGCAGTACGTGATGGACGGCGAGCAGCTGAAGCGCTTCCGCGCCGCGGTCGACGACGCGAAACGCGGGCCCGAGCTCGCGAAGCTCGTCGCCGCGCTCGGACGCGCCGGCTTCACGATCGACTCCTACGAGCGGACGCAGCGCGTGCCGCGCGGCTTCGATCCCGAGCACCCCCGCGCGGAGCTCCTGCGCCGCAAGGGGTTGATCGTGATGTTCCCGGCGCCCGCGCGCGCGCTCCTCACGTCGCCGAAGCTCGTCGACGCGCTCGTGGCGCACGCGAAGAAGGCGGTGCCGCTCGTGGAGTGGCTCGCCGCGGTGACGGGCTAGCGGCGCTCCCGGTCGCGGGCGGTGTCGGTCGCGATCACGTAGAGCGGCCGGCCCTTCACTTCCTCGAAGATGCGGCTCACGTAGGTGCCGAGGATGCCGAGCGCGACGAGCTGGATGCCGGAGAGGAACGCGACGGCGACGAACACCGACGTCCACCCCGCCGGCGTCGCGCCGCCGAAGAGGCGGCCGAGGATCCCGTAGGCGACGAGGAGCAGACTCAAGCCGAAGACGGCGAAGCCCATCCACGCGACGAGCTGGAGGGGGAAGTTGGAGAACGCGGTGACGCCGTCGAGCGCCAGGCGGACGAGCTTCGTGTAGGGATACTTCGTCTCGCCCGCGAAGCGCTCGGCGCGCTTGTAGCGGACCTCGGCGTGACGGAAGCCGAGCCAGCGGATGAGCCCGCGGACGTAGCGGTTGCGCTCCGGCATGCGGTTGAGCGCGTCCGCGACCCGGCGGTCGAGGAGGCGGAAGTCGCCGACGTCCGGCGTCATGTCCACCGACGCGATCCGCTGCAGCACCCGGTAGAAGGTCCGGATCAGGAAGAGCCGGAGCGCGCTCTCGCCGGGGCGCTCGGTGCGCACGGCCGACACGACCTCCCATCCTTCGCGCCACTTGGCGACGAGCTCCGGGATCACCTCCGGCGGATCCTGCAGGTCGGCGTCGATGACGACGACGGCGCGGCCGCGGGCGTGCTCGATGCCGGCCGTCACCGCGGCCTGGTGGCCGAAGTTCCGACTCAGGCGCAGAACGCGGAGGCGCGCGTTCCGGTCCGCGGCGTCGAGCAGGATCGCGGGCGACTCGTCGATCGAGCCGTCGTCGACGAACACGACCTCGTAGTCGGGCGTCGCCGTTTCGAGCATGGCGACGAGCCGCTGGAGCAGCTCCGGAAGCACGGCGCGCTCGTTGAAGATCGGGACGACCACCGACAGCTCCGGAGCCGCGCCCGGCGTGGCGGTCGAGGCGTCCATGCTCTCGCTCCCGGGCTCGCTCGGCGCCATGGCTCGGACGGGCTAGGCCGGGCGCTCGGCCAGGCAGAGGAGGGACACGCCGACGGGCAGCCGCCAGCGCGCGAGCCAGCGCCCTTCGGCGCCG is part of the Deltaproteobacteria bacterium genome and harbors:
- a CDS encoding glycosyltransferase family 2 protein, yielding MDASTATPGAAPELSVVVPIFNERAVLPELLQRLVAMLETATPDYEVVFVDDGSIDESPAILLDAADRNARLRVLRLSRNFGHQAAVTAGIEHARGRAVVVIDADLQDPPEVIPELVAKWREGWEVVSAVRTERPGESALRLFLIRTFYRVLQRIASVDMTPDVGDFRLLDRRVADALNRMPERNRYVRGLIRWLGFRHAEVRYKRAERFAGETKYPYTKLVRLALDGVTAFSNFPLQLVAWMGFAVFGLSLLLVAYGILGRLFGGATPAGWTSVFVAVAFLSGIQLVALGILGTYVSRIFEEVKGRPLYVIATDTARDRERR
- a CDS encoding CbbQ/NirQ/NorQ/GpvN family protein, with translation MATPYYLPIGDEIEVFTAAYAKRLPILLKGPTGCGKTRFVEYMAAKLHPERTRGDRLVTVACHEDLTGSDLVGRYLIEGDETVWIDGPLTQAVKHGAICYLDEIVEARKDTIVLIHPLTDHRRILPIDKKGEILEAHPDFLLVISYNPGYQSVLKDLKQSTRQRFVSLEFDYPPRDKEAQIVAHEGETDMDIALELATLGEKVRNLRGGGLAEGVSTRLLIYAAKLMANGIPARRACTAAISRSLTDDAEMRRALDEMVASIFP
- a CDS encoding VWA domain-containing protein, translating into MRRLRSLWYESRHLDAGAAELRPRLAALPAHARDLLLAVGDRLAATSLTLAQQYCRQAPAAWALGEGAFARWVAGGERLALGDHGSRNAAASYFAEAPAALASLPAAELDAWLTLASDVLVVSRRLGEAFVTASLPALAGLAPGDGRLRRWVAEGLSLARHGFDGEVLALAFFEATGLAAPLFAPRDYARFAALGRAAAAAGRARVDLFASLPPALRELDEAERGGVLELATLAAERAPALGVEAYFSLPAALAVVPEARADLLASLRPVARDAADTLTDLLPVLRAILGHTPRDVRAPLIALAGRVAAVFPTGTVPFYRMLPRLLERTGIDGIERWVAAGLERAVEHPDAGAAYFGLDSRTSRAVLAAESTAVELPEVQGLLKRYLQMLTGRSWQVAGRADVGYRPPFDERATPEGDDAPSRETALFPAALATFAEAESNLRLYRLIAAQHAGRREFGSDALDPPLERFFAGFDHPGVAGELFAIFDGVRVDAGIARRYRGLAGDLAAVAAELEHGGRRLPGTLGHLVHLLREARLPELARRVPTLAARLGTPAATVADSAAVTRAVYDDMMRGEPGALLASAMHGPADDEDLAALAEDARFYLDGGEVLGGGEEDATKAPEAPDPIDQQLGDEVALALTDEESDGPAGVPLDPEELLKLLQSGVRITAAQGHGEDLAALGLYVSDLAGKLPRERMAELQNLLRQAQSGRAAALPHAAGEGEFLYDEWDYRIADYRHAWCRLAEIPLESDTGDFFHQTLATHADLLPEVRRQFQRIRPERYRVIHGLEDGEDFDLDAVITARADRRSGHPPSPKLYQAKQREERDVATLFLVDMSASTDEPVPDAPAGRRVIDITKEALVVMAEALEEIGDTYGICGFSGHGRRQVELYLVKHFNEPLTSAVKGRIGAIEPKRSTRMGAALRHAVAKMRNVAARSKHVILLSDGFPQDVDYGDDRRSNVYGIQDTTMAFQEAARAGVTPFCITVDKAGHDYLKEMCEASRYLVIEDITALPRELPKIYQRFVRP
- a CDS encoding DUF2461 domain-containing protein: MPKATTAARIAKTAPPACFTGFADRDARFFTKLARNQSRDWFAANRDEYEEGWLAPMKALLAAVREKLAPRYAHEEIAPPKVFRIYRDVRFSKDKSPYKTHVGGYLGIAGSGAGPSGAAALYFHVGAGELFACAGQYVMDGEQLKRFRAAVDDAKRGPELAKLVAALGRAGFTIDSYERTQRVPRGFDPEHPRAELLRRKGLIVMFPAPARALLTSPKLVDALVAHAKKAVPLVEWLAAVTG